In the Equus caballus isolate H_3958 breed thoroughbred chromosome 14, TB-T2T, whole genome shotgun sequence genome, GCCGCCCTCAGCCGGCCCTCGCACGTCCTCGCAGTCCCGGCCTGCGGCCGCCGCACGCAGTGGGCCGCGTCCTCCGGAGGTCCAGGGGACCCCAGGGCCGCTCAGCCGGCAGGCCACCCCGCTGCTGTACGCGCTGGCGGCCGAGGCAGAGGCCGCGGCCCGAGCCGCCGAGCCGCCCAGCCCACCGGCCTCGCGGGCCGCCTACCGCCAGCGGCTGCAGGGCGCGCAGCGGCGAGTGCTTCGGGAGACGTCCTTTCAGCGCAAGGAGCTCCGCATGAGCCTGCCCGCCCGCCtgcgccccgcggcccccgcgcggccccccgcggCGCACCTGCGCTCCGCCTCGCTCAGCCACCCGGCCAAGGAAGTGGAGCAGGCGCCCTCCGCAGCTCCCGCGCCAGGAACCGCCGGTCGGGGGCGCCTCGCCAACCAGCAGCGGACGTGGTGCTTCTCCGAGCCAGGGAAGCTGGATCGCGTGGGTCGGGGCGGTGGGTTGGCTGGGGAATGCTCCGGCGAGACCTGCTCCAGCTCTGGGCTCTCCAGACCTGAGCCCCAGGTATTGCAGTGTCAGGCCCTGGCAGAGTTCGAAGGTCACCAGATCAACTGGCCGCCTGAGACCCAGCCCAGAGGCATAGAGGACCCAGAACCCCCGTCCCTGAAGTTGGGCAATGCCTCCAGGCCTGCCAGTCTGAGTCGGAGCACTTCAGGTGAAGCCTTGGCTCCCCGAGGAGGTCCAGGAGAGGTCATGCCCATTGTCCAGGTATGGAAGATAGGGCCtgcaggcttggggtggggggcatCTGGGAGACTGAAAACTTGTGCCATATTTCATCCATCTGTTTGCCTTTCCAGGCAGTTCCCCAAGGAGCAGAAACCCCCAGACCATTGTTTCAGACCAAACTTTCCAGGTGAAAGACATGGACTACTCTGGGGACTGAGTTGGGGGGAAGCAGCTTTCATAGCTCCTGCCCAAGAAAGGAGTCTCCCACCTACCCCAAGTTTAAGCATTGTGACTCTGTCTTTTGCAAACCACATCCCCTactgcccaccccccaaccccccactgCCCAAGAGGTTCCTTCCTGGTCACTGTGGTCAGTGTGGGGTCCCTGCCTTCAGGTTCCTGACTCAGAAAGAAGCTGCAGTGGTGTGTCCTGCAGAGGGCCCCCAGAGCTGTCCCGCTGACTGTGAGCAGAGGCTCCCAGAGACCTGCCTGGTATCCACCCGGCTCCCATCCCTGCCTGATGATGACGTTTTCCTGGAAGAAGCCCCGTTGGTCAGAATGAGATCACCTACAGACTCTCATGCCCCCGCAGAGCTCCCAACCAGGTGAATTCCCTCTTGCTTCTAAGCAGAGTGAGATATCCCCTTCCCACATGAATCTACAAAATGCTGGAGGGGCATAGAACCCTCTGCCAGCTGGAGCCTGGGAGCCCAGGTGGTCGGGAAGGGGGCAAGGGCGACCACTTGTCTTTGGCCAGAGCTTTTTCTGATTCAGTGTCTCGTCTACTTCCAGTGTCCATGCCTCTGACCAGCAGTATGGAGCTGGCTTGGGCAAAAGGGCTGACCAGGCTACAATTCCCCGAGAGCACCCCCTCCATGAGTGCCCAGAGGCTGCAGGGGCAGATGACTGCTGGCAGGGGGTAAACGGTTCTGCGGATGTCTCCAGGCCCACATGCTGTTGCCACCCTGGGACTGCAAATGGTGACATCCCAACCTTTGACCCCACTGGACCGCTGACCACTGACCCCTCTGCAGCTGCAGAGAGTGACTCCCTCAAACCTCTCCCAGTTGATGCCCTGGGACCTCCAGGCAAGGATACCCCTGGGCCTCTAGACCACAATGCCCTGGCTTGGGGTACTGGCCAGCCTGGTTCCAGGCCAACATGGCCCAGTCCACGCCTTGAGGAGCTGGTTCAGGAGCTGGCGAGACTGGATCCCTCTCTGAGTGACACTCTCACCTCCTATCCCAGCCCAGAGCCACCCGTGGGCCTGCTGGATGGGCTGATTCCTTTAGCCGAGGTCTGGGCTGCAATGAGGCCAGCCTTTGGGGAGGCTGGAAAGGATACTGCTGGTACTTCTGAGCCAGGGTGAGTGAGGGGCACCAAGGACTCAGGGGATTCTAAGCCCCTGCAGTCTGGGGCCAAATAACCCAGGGAGCTCTGGCTTTGTCCTCAGGTCTTGTCTATTTAGCTCCACCCAGCTCCTGCCAACTTCTCAGGAGGAGACAAAACCTGAAAGCCTTACCACTCACCCTGTGCCTGACCAGCCATGTGGCCATGGTCTCCCTGAGCCAAATAACAGCATCCAAGCCAAGAAAGTGAGTGTAGAGAGGCTGGGGGAATTTGGTTGGGGCAAGTGCCAGAGTCTGGGCTGAGAAGTCAGGGGACTGGCCCAAGACTTAAGTACTCACACCTTCCCTGCAGGTGGAGCTGGCCGACCTCCTCCAAAAGATGCTGCGGGACCTGCAGGCTGAGCAGGAGCAGCTGCAGAGGGCCGCCCAGGCTTGGGTCAGGCGCGGGGCTGCCCTGGAGGCCGCGGTAGGCCAGGCCTGTGCACCCCGCGACCTAGAGCGGTTCAGCCGGTTCATGGCCGATCTGGAGCGTGTGCTtggcctcctgctgctgctgggcagTCGCCTGACCCGTGTGCGCCACGCGCTGGCCCGGGTGGGTGCAGACAGCGACCCTGAGGAGCAGGTAACCGGGATTCTGGCTGGGGAGAGCTAGACATTGAGGGGCCTGGCACCTCCGGCTGGAACCGGCTGGAACCGTCCGGGAACGGAGGCACCCTCCCCCGGCTCATGGCCCCTCTCCCTGCGCTTCCAGGCCTCTCTGCTGCAGCGACTCGGGCTCCTGCAGCGACAGCAGGAGGATGCCAAGGAGCTGAAGGAGCACGTGGCGCGGCGCGAGCGGGCCCTGCGCGAGGTGCTGGTGCAGGCGCTGCCCGCCGAGGAGCTGCGCGCCTACTGCTCCCTGCTGGCCGGGAAGGCCGCCGTCCTGGCGCAGCAGCGCAGCCTGGATGAGCGTGTCCGGCTCCTTCAGGACCAACTGGACGCCATCAGGAGCGACCTTGGCCATCATCCCCCACCTCCCAAGCCGGCCTGTCCCGCAGGGACCCGTCCTCCCAATAAACcgcccttcccccctcccctcatCTAGttactggggtggggggtggggagcaccGACCCTGCCTCTCACCCACATAACTGGGGGTGATGCTAGTATTCCGTGCTTTTCCCTGGAGGTGAGGAAGACCCAGCCGGGCCCTCCCAGGATACTTCTTCCAAATGTTCTCATGTGGTCTTACCCAAGTCTTGTGGATTACTTGGTAATTTGTGGATTTAAAACACTGCAGTATTCCCCCTTTTTGTGATGAGAGAGGGGCTCATCAGGGTTGATTGGATGGAGAGGAGACAAGTCAGAGGACCACTTCAACTTAAGATGCCAAACagcctctttttttcctctcaataaAAATTGATGTGAGAAGTGTGTGTGTCACCTGGAGCATAGCTTGGGGGACGGATCTTGTTTGTAAACCACAGATACCAACCCTGCCTGACTAGAGCAGAAGAGGGATTTGGTGCAGGATGCTAGTCAGGTCTGGGAATCACTAGGAAGACTAGAGACACAGGTTTGAAAAGAGGAAGGCCCAGGGGGATGCTGGGCCCTCAGTTCCGCTGCCACGAGTAATCCCTACCTGTTCTGGTGACTGCATCACTACCACGAAAGCCTAGGCTCGACTGGCTGAGCCCACGTCTCCTTTGCTGATTTTTACTTGGGCGCCCAGCCTCAGTAGTGGAAGTGGGGGTACTGCCTCCCTTCAAGACTCAAGGGGTAGGGAATTTCCCCAAATGGAAGATGGGTTCAGATACTTTGCTGCCTAAAACCCTGATAAATGTCCAGTACAGTTGGACATTAGGGGATATTCATTTCAAGACCCAGAAAgaactttcttcctcttccaattATGTTGTCAAAACTGAGTTTATCCAGCTCTCCTTTAGAGACCCCTACTGGGTCAGCCAGGCTTAAGGAGGGCAGTTGGGGGTGGGAGCTGAAGGTGAGGCATGGGGGACCTGGAGACCTACCATGTAGGGGCTGAGGACCCGGAGAGGCAGCTCTGCTTGTGTGCTAGAGACACTgatctggggctgggctggggtggcgGGAAACATAGGTCACGCACTCCCCTCTATTTGTGCATCAGCCCTGAGTACACAGAATCAATGCGAGCTTCTTAAATATACATATGGAAATCTGCTTTAATATTTGTAGCTGCAAATGCCAGAGACAGAACATTGTTCATGCAAACATTCAGTGTATTTTTGAAAGTTGGGCACATTAAAAGgcttgtgtatgtgtatttaaagCCAGCTGACCCCAAAGTGAGAAATCTCTGCTTCTGGGCTTGTTTTCTGATGCATATTGTTACTAAGTGCAATTGGTTGAGAATTTTAAATGGTTGTATTCATACCAAAAGCATTAGTTTTAACAGTCGCGCTATTGAACACAGAACAATGCTCACATTGTGCCTTTTTATAAAAAACATATGGGGCCCCTGCTGAGGCAGTTGCGGGTTCTAACATTATGCTTTGCTTCTCTCCTTTGAACACTGTAGGCAGGGCCTTGGCTCCAAGATCCTCAGCCTAGCCTGGCAGCTCCCTTCGAGACACATTCTGGACGGAATCTACTGATTTCTGCCTTTTGGCCTCTACGTTCCCCCTTGCATTCTCCCATTGTGATATTCTTAGAAACACACGTAGTATCCTCCATTAGGCCAGTGGAAATCGTGTACCTATTTCAGACAAAGCACTCCCAGCCCGGGATGGGCATGCGGAGCAGAGTCTGCCCTTGTCCCGTTAAACTGCTCTTTGGTTCTGTGCTGTTTTTCCATGGGGAAACATGAGGCTTCTGTGCTTGTACCTACCTACAGGGAGAGCCCCCCAAAAAGGCCACACCTCCTGCACCCGTCCTTCCACCTAGCGTctgtctccttcctgccccagttTATCTCCCCTCCACACCGTTATTCCTTAAGAGGGGAAGAATGAGCTCACCATAGGTGTTCGGTATTGACACCACAGACCGAGACTTTTGTGGGGAACCAGAAGCCCGGTAAATTCCACCCTCCAGGACACTGCCAGCAGAAGGCACTGTTCTCCTTATGATGAAAGCTTCTGTCTCCACGTTACCACCCGCAGCCTCCCCAGCTGCCAGGCCCTGCGGGCTAGACACTGGGACTTTGCCTTGCCCTGCTGAACGGTGTCCCTGCTGGGCCTGAAGGCTAGGGCTGAGCCTTTTTGCTTCTGTCGGAAAAAAATTTTGGTCAGCCAGCCATGGGAAGGCTGGCTCGCTTTCCTTTGACACTAGGCCTTGGTTGTAAAGTTGTTGGTTAATGAGAAGTGAGGAGGAGGGAAGCCGGGGGTGTTGATCTCGAGTATCAGTATCAAAAAGAGCCTTACTTAGTTCCCCAGGAGGGAAAAGAGCGTTTCATGGTTCTCTGTTGGGGTTTCTGCCCCCAGCTCGTTAAGCCGCCTGCGCCCCCGCCTGCTCATTCCGCCCCCGGCCCCACAGCCTGCGGCGATGCTCCCTGGCGCCAGGGAGGGCAGGCTTCGGCTGAGCTTGTTGCTGGGCAACAGGCAGTCCCGCGGCCGCCTCCCCCGCGCGCCTCATCCCGCCCCCGCGGCTCCTCTTAATATGGATTTAATTAGTGTACTTTTTACCCTCACACTGTAAATTGGAAACGGAATAGGGAAGCGATGTTCCGCGGTGCCGCAAACCAGCGCGCAATCTGTCTTGAACAGCCTGCTCGGCACACCACGTACCTCCCGAGCGGATGGCATAAACCTCAGGGATCCTCCCAGGAACAAATCGCGGGGCTGTTCATGTAAATCAGGAATTTAAGAGGAAGTTTAGGTCTAACGTGGTTGAGGACCGCAGAGACAGGAGGTGACGGGATTgtggaggcgggggggggggggggggggggcggaggggGCAGGGCGCGGGTGGCGTGTAGGGCGGCAATTGCTATAAAGCAATCTTCTCAACGACCCTGTAGTGTTACCGTCACAGGCTGGTCACAGTTTAGACACTCACGATGGGAGTTTACCTGTTATCTTTGAAATTTAAATCAGCACCAACTTCCCATTaggagggcttttttttttcctctctgcagaAGCGGTCTggacaccccaccccaccctatcGCCCGtgtttctctgtcttccttctttcctcttgccTGCAGTAACACCTGAGGTCACCTCTGCCTCACAGGTTCAAGTCCAGAGGTGTGGCAGTTCTGGAAGGGTGAAGCCAGGACAGAAGTTCTGCAGGCAAAAAGCTATCTGGAGAGGAATAGAGTCTATTTATGAAACCATTTTAAAAGGTCTAATAATTTCTTCCAGGAAAAGGCCAAAAAAGGGAGAGAATATGAGTACTGGGTGGGCCCAGCTTTATAACTGTGTGTTGAGGGATGATTTCAGTGTAGCTAGCTCAGTGAAAGCTGTTTAGGTCTGGAAGTGGGGGGTAGGGATGCTAGAGGAATGTACATTAAGACAGACATTGTTATATCTATTTTAACAAAAGTGACATCACATACAGAATATGGGATAACCTCCCTTTTGTGGGAATACATTTTTCCTAGCAGAGTCAATTGTTATTTATGTATACAAATACTAACATGGTAAAAGGATGGTGATTGTGTTAAAGCAAAGCTGCCGATCAGATCTATTTGTTTTTGGAATGCAGCCAGATACCCTTGCGGGACCAATTTGACACCCCTGGTAATATTTCAAGATGTATTACAGTTCACAAAGAGCTCCACTTACTCATTGCCtatgctcctccctccccatagCCTGTAGGATAGGTACTGCCAGTCTTATGTCCCACAGAGGAGAGAGACGGAGCTGGGAGAATTgggtgacttgcctaaggtcactaAATGAGTAAAAGGCTAAGGTGAGACCACCTTGCTTTTCTGCAGCAGGACACTGTAATGGAAGACAGCACCGGGATGCCATCCCCACTCTCACAGCTACTAGCTATGAGGCCTGGACAAGTTACCTGCAATTTctctaggcttcagtttcctcactttaAAATCAAGATACTAACAGTACATATCTTATAAGGTTGTGGTTAATACCTGGCACTCAGTAAACACAGGTCATACATGCATTACCCATAACCTGGTCTCCATTAGGTGAGTGAGACATACTCAAGAACAACCTCCAACCTActctaaagaaaatgtaaaactttattaaaaagcTTGCTCTGGATATGACTCATACATATCTACATCAACAATTAACTTCTCCCCCATTAAAAGGAGTGCTTTTCTTTCCTGAGACAATTCTAACCAGCTAAATTGCCTTCACCTATAAACAACTATATTTTTTTGGTCAGTTGTTGGAAATACCCTTCCACAGGTGTACCTCCTGCTAGGCAACTTATGGTTCTTAAAAACTTTCATATGCATATCAAACTACAATTTCCAACTGACTTACCTTATAGTTTTAGAAAGTGTTGGCCTGCAAGGAAAAAAGGAGTGGTTTCCAACACCTGAGTTTTAGGCTTATTAATCCTAAATTCTTGCCAAATGTTTTACTTCACTTGGAAAGCTTAAGGTCCACCCTTCTGAAACACGAAGTTTCTTCTGGCAGTTCAAGTAATCCTCTTCTGATTTAAGTGTGCAATAAACATTAGTTATCATCGTTACTACTTTGCTGGTTTAGGTTTTGCCTTTCTCAAGGCAGCTCATACCTGTGTTTGTGACCTTTGTTACCTAGTCTCAGTCAAGCCTCTCTTTTACCATGGAAAATCTCTAATATTTGATTCTGTCTTCTAGACCTTCAGCTACTCATACTGCTATAATTATTGCCTCCCACAATTTTTCTACAGAGGCAGaagatttaatttgcattttaaaataatttatgcagCTTAGCTAGAGTTCCAGGCAAGGAATGCGGGAAGGGTCAGATCAGGGCCTACGTATGTACAGTTTTTGGCTACCATATGTGTGTGGTTGACTCCTTTATTTTGCAGAGCAATCCAAACTCTTTCAATAATAGAATGCttgaaagaagcagaagaaggatgaggagaaaaagaagaaattaagtagatagaaaagaaaaatacagcagcAAGAGCTGTAGAATGTTTAAGGGAAGTACATCATCGCACAAGCAGGAACAAAATGGGAGGCTGTTTATTTCATTGCTTAAATCAAAACATTCCATGAGGGACTGCCTTAAATAATTTCAGAGGCCTCAGTGATACATATATATGGGAGGGGAACCCCACTATCCTGTACCACAAAAACTATTTGATGTAACTAATGACATGCAAACACAATTTGCAAAAGCAGAGCATTATCACAATATGAATAAAAAGGGGTTGAGTGAGCAAACAGATTCCACATCTTTAAAACAGAAGAGCCATTATAATAACTACACTATGTTGAACCTGGGAAATCTTGGCAGTATCTGCAAACCTGCTCCATTACAGATAGAAGCAAaggtccagagaagttaagcCAGCCTTCTAAGGTCACTGAGCAAAGAGATTCTGCATTTGCTATTTTGGAAGAAGTTGTCTTCTTTCAAGTGGATTTAAAAAATggttattggggccggcccgatggtgcagtggttaagtttgcacattccgcttctgggcggcccggggttcgccagtttggatcccgggtgtggacatggcactgcatggcacgccatgatgtggtaggcatcccacatataaagtagaggaagatgggcatggatgttagctcagggccagccttcctcagaaaaaagaggaggcttggcagtagttagctcagggctaatctccctcaaaaaaaaaaaaaggttatcaCATACTTTTTGTTTGTACAGAACTTTCATATAATTACttctttttacataaatttatttaacTTCATTTAGCgtggcatttcttttttcctcctcttttccccaaagccccccagcatattgttgtatattctagttgtaggtccttttagttctgctatgtgggatgccacctcagcatggcttgatgagtggtgccatgtccgcgcccaggctcaaaccagcaaaaccctgggccgcagaagcccagcaggagaacttaaccactccgctaCAGGGTGGCCCCCTAATGTAGTTGCTTCTTAATTACACCCATTACTATTTACCAGTTATTTTTCTGGTGTAATGctgttacatttttctttaaatattcactTACTGCACTGAAAGGCTCAGATGGAAAACCACAGGTTCCGAAACAGGGCACAGTGGTGCAATTCACAAATAaatcacactttaaaaaaattaaatattcatgcCAAATCAAAATAACCACTCAACAGTGCCGAAGACACATATTTATATTTCACCATAAAGACAAcccaaaattaaaagtatttgCCAAAATGTCTCTTTTCTCCCATTAAATCACCTTTACTCCCAAGTTGCACTTGTTTCCTAATATTTAGCATTCACAGTACAACTgaattaattacattcacaatggtCACAATGGTTATTCTATGTTCAAGACTCTAGAATCTTGACTGCCTAAAATGAGGTAGATAAATGTTTAAGGGTTTAGTTACTTGGGACTAATTTCCTTTAGATcttgatcatttatttttttaatagaatttcaaaatatttagcaaaagattgaaaatgtcTGAGCATTTTgcctaaaaatggaaaaatataatttcaaaaggcTATGAAAGTTTTTACCTCATTTCAATTTAAAAACGTGATAAAAGCATCAAATTACAAAATCACTACATATCTTAAAGCTGACAAACAACCCGACATCACGCATTTAAAGAGACCCTTGCTCTAATTCTGGCTTGGGAGCGTATAGATGCAGAAGCATTGGATTAACTCATTCAAGGGGCCAGACCAGCTGCTGCCCCTTAATGTGGGATCCTAAATTTCAAGTCTCCTCCAAAGTTCAAGCCTGACTTTTGGCGTTCTTCGTATGAGGCTCTCACTGGCATCCCGAACGCCATCTCTGGAAATATGTCAAGCTTCAGACAGAAGCTAGAGGTGTAGGCCCACCTGGGTAAAAGAGGCGGCAGTGGACAAAGCTGGAAACAGGATGCAGCCGCAGGTGTCGGGCCGCCATCTTGGGCAGGCTTAGACTGAGGGGCAGGCCTGATAAGATCAACAAGGCCGTAGCCTCAGGGACCATCAGGTTGTTGGGGGCAGGCTGGGCGCCAGACCAGCGAAGGGCCCCGGAGTGGGTCGACGAGAGATTTCCGAAAAGGCCGGCAGGCCACCACGGGTCTTTGTCTTTTTACGAGGAGCCAAGGGCGAGGCACCCAAGAACTTGCTGACAGAGCTCGACTTCCTCAAGCCGCGAGCCAGGTCCTGGAGCATCAGGTCGTCAGCCAGGACGCCCAGAAACGCGCTGGTGGTGGAACTCAGGATGGTGGCGGCCACCTGCACCGGGCGTCGGGCCGCAAGACTGCCACCGCCAGTGCCATCGGGGTCGGTAGAGCCTCGCAGGCCGGGGTCGCCGAGTAGCCGGCGCAGCGCATACGAGGCGCCGGGCCGCAGGTACTGGTAGGCGCGCCGCCCGCTGTGGTCACGCACGTGCACCTGCGCCCCGAGGCGCACCACCAGCAGCACGGCGGCATCCTCGTGGCCGTGCAGCGCCGCCAGGTGCAGGGGCGTGTAGCCGCCATGCGAGCGCGCGTTCACGTCGACTGGCGCGCCCCCACGCCGCGCGACCTCCACCAGCTGCAGCGCCATCTCGCGGTCGCCGCTCTTGGCGGCCCAATGTAGGGCCGTGAAGCCAGACATGAAGTCCCGTTTGGCCGCCAGGCCGCTGTCCCGCAGCAGCAGCCCGTGCAGCTGAGGGGTCCAGCGGCCACCTGCCGCCCGCACTAGCCACTCGTGCTCGGCGGGCTCCAGGGGCACGGCGgacggcggcggcgcggcgggcaCCTCCTCGGTGTCGGGGCTCAGCAGGCGCGGGCCGGCGCGCGACAGGCGCCTCAGGTGCGGGGAGCGGCCAGGGCCCAGCCTGAGGCCCAGGCCGGACTCCTCTACGGAAAGCCGCCGTAGCAGCAGCGGGGAGCTTCGCGGGCTCGGCTCCTCCGACAACTGCCTGCGCAGGCCCTGCTCCTCCGCCCGGATCCGGAGCGCGGCGGGGCCCGGGACGCAGCGCACCGGCAGCATGCAGGGCTtcggcggcggcgcggcgcgcGGAGGGGGTGGCGGGGGCTCTTTCGTCGCCCCAGGCTCAGGTTCCGGATCTGGCGGCTCGGCGTGGGGTAAGGCCTCCTCCGATGGTGCCCTAGACGGTGGGGCCACGTCTGCAGAGACTCCATCGGAGGGCTGGGTTAGCTCAAAGGCTGGAATCTCGCGGTCGGAGGGCCCCCCCGACTGCTGGACCAGGCCTAACAGCAGCTCCCCGGTTGGCTGAGTGGGCTCAGAGGCCGGAGGCCCGGGGGTGTCCTGGGGCTCTGATGGCGGGGCCGGGTCCTCAGGTGGTTCCACCGACTGATGCGCCGAGGCCAAGGATGGAGCCCCCGAGGCAGCGGTTTCCCCCTCTGAGACGCAAGTGATCTTCGACGGAGGGGCTGGTGCCCCGGGGGTGCTGGGCGGCACGCAGGGCGGCAGGGgctctgctccctcccgggcccgCGGCTTCTTCCTCAGCACCACGAACTTGACGCCGTCGAACTCCTTCACCACGGCCACGTCGTTCACGAACTGCTTGAAGCGGTCCCTGCGGGCAGCGCGGCCGCGCGGGTCGCCCGCATCCAGCAGCGGCTTGAAGCGGCTCACCAGCTCCGAGTTGCGCACCTTCCCGCCCTGCTCCTGCAGAAAGCCCAGCACCGCCGCCTGGCTCACCCCGGCGGCCGCAGCGGCAGCGGCCGCGGCCAGCGCCATGGTCAGTGCCCTCCGCAGGGGAGCGGGAGCCGCCCCCTCCCGCCGGTTCGCGGCTGCTGGGGCCGGTGGACGTCGCAGCAGCCCCTGGGACGCGCCGGAGGGGGGTTCTGGGAGTCACGTCCGCCTCGGTCCTGCTCACCTGATCGTTTTCACCGAGGCCAGATAGGCGTGTCCCCGGAGCTGGACCTCGGTCACGCCCACGCTACGGGGCCGAGGTGTCTCCAGGAGGAAGGCGCCGGGGGCCGCGGCGTACACCCACCGCCGCCGCCCCGCCGGGCCCCCAGTCTTCGGGGTAGGTTTCTGCTCGTATGTTCTGTCCAATGGGCGCCGGGCTCCATCCTCCGCGCGCGGTGCTCGCCTTACAGGTGACTGCAG is a window encoding:
- the SOWAHA gene encoding ankyrin repeat domain-containing protein SOWAHA: MALAAAAAAAAAGVSQAAVLGFLQEQGGKVRNSELVSRFKPLLDAGDPRGRAARRDRFKQFVNDVAVVKEFDGVKFVVLRKKPRAREGAEPLPPCVPPSTPGAPAPPSKITCVSEGETAASGAPSLASAHQSVEPPEDPAPPSEPQDTPGPPASEPTQPTGELLLGLVQQSGGPSDREIPAFELTQPSDGVSADVAPPSRAPSEEALPHAEPPDPEPEPGATKEPPPPPPRAAPPPKPCMLPVRCVPGPAALRIRAEEQGLRRQLSEEPSPRSSPLLLRRLSVEESGLGLRLGPGRSPHLRRLSRAGPRLLSPDTEEVPAAPPPSAVPLEPAEHEWLVRAAGGRWTPQLHGLLLRDSGLAAKRDFMSGFTALHWAAKSGDREMALQLVEVARRGGAPVDVNARSHGGYTPLHLAALHGHEDAAVLLVVRLGAQVHVRDHSGRRAYQYLRPGASYALRRLLGDPGLRGSTDPDGTGGGSLAARRPVQVAATILSSTTSAFLGVLADDLMLQDLARGLRKSSSVSKFLGASPLAPRKKTKTRGGLPAFSEISRRPTPGPFAGLAPSLPPTT
- the SHROOM1 gene encoding protein Shroom1 isoform X2, which gives rise to MEALGPGGDRASPASSTRSLDLRRLSARADSAYSSFSAASGGPEPHTPSPGTDLPYLDWDYVRVVWGGPAPPPPSAGPRTSSQSRPAAAARSGPRPPEVQGTPGPLSRQATPLLYALAAEAEAAARAAEPPSPPASRAAYRQRLQGAQRRVLRETSFQRKELRMSLPARLRPAAPARPPAAHLRSASLSHPAKEVEQAPSAAPAPGTAGRGRLANQQRTWCFSEPGKLDRVGRGGGLAGECSGETCSSSGLSRPEPQVLQCQALAEFEGHQINWPPETQPRGIEDPEPPSLKLGNASRPASLSRSTSGEALAPRGGPGEVMPIVQAVPQGAETPRPLFQTKLSRFLTQKEAAVVCPAEGPQSCPADCEQRLPETCLVSTRLPSLPDDDVFLEEAPLVRMRSPTDSHAPAELPTRSCLFSSTQLLPTSQEETKPESLTTHPVPDQPCGHGLPEPNNSIQAKKVELADLLQKMLRDLQAEQEQLQRAAQAWVRRGAALEAAVGQACAPRDLERFSRFMADLERVLGLLLLLGSRLTRVRHALARVGADSDPEEQASLLQRLGLLQRQQEDAKELKEHVARRERALREVLVQALPAEELRAYCSLLAGKAAVLAQQRSLDERVRLLQDQLDAIRSDLGHHPPPPKPACPAGTRPPNKPPFPPPLI
- the SHROOM1 gene encoding protein Shroom1 isoform X1, with product MEALGPGGDRASPASSTRSLDLRRLSARADSAYSSFSAASGGPEPHTPSPGTDLPYLDWDYVRVVWGGPAPPPPSAGPRTSSQSRPAAAARSGPRPPEVQGTPGPLSRQATPLLYALAAEAEAAARAAEPPSPPASRAAYRQRLQGAQRRVLRETSFQRKELRMSLPARLRPAAPARPPAAHLRSASLSHPAKEVEQAPSAAPAPGTAGRGRLANQQRTWCFSEPGKLDRVGRGGGLAGECSGETCSSSGLSRPEPQVLQCQALAEFEGHQINWPPETQPRGIEDPEPPSLKLGNASRPASLSRSTSGEALAPRGGPGEVMPIVQAVPQGAETPRPLFQTKLSRFLTQKEAAVVCPAEGPQSCPADCEQRLPETCLVSTRLPSLPDDDVFLEEAPLVRMRSPTDSHAPAELPTSVHASDQQYGAGLGKRADQATIPREHPLHECPEAAGADDCWQGVNGSADVSRPTCCCHPGTANGDIPTFDPTGPLTTDPSAAAESDSLKPLPVDALGPPGKDTPGPLDHNALAWGTGQPGSRPTWPSPRLEELVQELARLDPSLSDTLTSYPSPEPPVGLLDGLIPLAEVWAAMRPAFGEAGKDTAGTSEPGSCLFSSTQLLPTSQEETKPESLTTHPVPDQPCGHGLPEPNNSIQAKKVELADLLQKMLRDLQAEQEQLQRAAQAWVRRGAALEAAVGQACAPRDLERFSRFMADLERVLGLLLLLGSRLTRVRHALARVGADSDPEEQASLLQRLGLLQRQQEDAKELKEHVARRERALREVLVQALPAEELRAYCSLLAGKAAVLAQQRSLDERVRLLQDQLDAIRSDLGHHPPPPKPACPAGTRPPNKPPFPPPLI